The Sulfitobacter sp. S223 genome has a window encoding:
- a CDS encoding M20 aminoacylase family protein, with protein MNILPLIDQSTDELTAIFRDLHAHPEIGFTEVRTSRIVAEKLHEYGVDEVYTGLGKTGVVGLIHGKQKGNRRVGLRADMDALPIHEITGLEYASKNDGVMHACGHDGHTTMLLGAAKHLAATREFDGTAVIVFQPAEEGLGGARQMIADGLFEQFPCDEIYGMHNTPNGQPGKVGICKGVAMAGAAFFDITVTGKGSHAARPSDGRDALIIAASLATEFQTILSRNVPPLDTCVLSVTQLHAGAAYNVVPEVATLAGTIRYFKDEIYALAADRMRALCDGFALAHDVKITLELRNVFDVLINDNDLSDAYLEAAAEIVGPENIFSKDEPATGSEDFADMLKVVPGAYCVVGHAGKVSLHNPSFTLDPAILPVGASIMARMVEKRLPL; from the coding sequence ATGAATATCCTGCCCCTGATTGACCAAAGCACAGATGAGCTGACCGCGATTTTTCGTGATCTTCACGCGCACCCCGAAATAGGCTTTACCGAAGTGCGGACAAGCCGCATCGTCGCGGAGAAGCTGCATGAATACGGCGTGGACGAAGTATATACTGGCTTGGGCAAGACCGGTGTTGTGGGGCTGATTCACGGCAAGCAAAAGGGCAACCGCCGCGTGGGGCTTCGTGCGGATATGGATGCTCTGCCAATTCATGAAATTACGGGATTGGAGTACGCCTCCAAGAACGATGGTGTCATGCACGCCTGCGGCCATGACGGGCATACCACCATGCTGTTGGGTGCGGCCAAACATCTGGCTGCCACGCGTGAGTTCGACGGCACCGCGGTAATCGTGTTCCAGCCTGCCGAAGAAGGCCTTGGCGGCGCGCGGCAGATGATTGCTGACGGGTTGTTCGAACAATTCCCCTGCGATGAGATTTACGGGATGCACAACACGCCAAACGGCCAACCGGGCAAGGTGGGAATTTGCAAAGGGGTTGCGATGGCTGGTGCGGCGTTCTTTGACATCACAGTGACGGGCAAGGGTAGCCATGCGGCACGCCCTTCGGACGGGCGGGATGCGCTGATCATCGCAGCGAGCCTCGCGACCGAGTTTCAGACGATCCTCAGCCGTAACGTCCCCCCGCTGGATACCTGCGTGCTTTCAGTGACGCAGCTGCATGCAGGAGCGGCCTATAACGTAGTCCCCGAGGTCGCGACGCTTGCAGGCACGATCCGGTATTTCAAGGACGAGATTTACGCATTGGCCGCAGACCGGATGCGGGCCCTTTGCGATGGGTTTGCCCTAGCGCATGATGTGAAGATCACACTGGAACTGCGCAATGTCTTTGACGTGCTGATCAACGATAATGACCTGTCGGATGCCTATCTGGAAGCCGCCGCCGAAATTGTGGGGCCTGAAAATATCTTTTCGAAAGATGAGCCTGCCACCGGGTCCGAAGATTTCGCTGACATGCTCAAAGTCGTGCCAGGCGCCTATTGTGTTGTCGGACACGCCGGAAAAGTGTCGCTGCACAATCCGTCCTTCACTCTGGATCCTGCAATCCTGCCTGTAGGCGCCTCGATAATGGCGCGCATGGTTGAAAAGCGTCTGCCGCTTTAG
- a CDS encoding 4Fe-4S dicluster domain-containing protein, producing MTMLPTHTDKKLGLVIDLDTCVGCHACVISCKGWNTENYGAPLSDQDPYGEDPSGTFLNRVHSYEVQPEQGTAQLIHFPKSCLHCEDAPCVTVCPTGASYKRVEDGIVLVNESDCIGCGLCAWACPYGAREMDAAEGVMKKCTLCVDRIYNENLPEVDRTPSCVRTCPAGARHFGDLGDPESDVSQLVAARGGMDLMPEQGTKPVNKYLPPRPKDQLSHQEPQIDVLAPFLEPVATEATGFLRWLDKTLEKL from the coding sequence ATGACAATGCTCCCGACACATACCGACAAAAAGCTTGGCCTTGTCATTGATTTGGACACCTGTGTGGGCTGCCATGCCTGTGTAATTTCCTGCAAGGGCTGGAACACCGAGAACTACGGCGCGCCATTGTCGGATCAAGACCCCTACGGAGAAGATCCGTCAGGCACATTCCTCAACCGCGTCCACAGCTACGAAGTACAACCCGAACAGGGTACAGCCCAGCTGATCCATTTCCCCAAATCCTGCCTGCATTGTGAGGACGCCCCTTGCGTTACCGTCTGCCCGACCGGCGCCAGTTACAAACGCGTTGAGGACGGCATCGTGCTGGTGAACGAAAGTGACTGCATCGGTTGCGGGCTTTGCGCCTGGGCGTGTCCCTACGGCGCCCGCGAAATGGACGCAGCCGAAGGTGTCATGAAGAAATGCACACTCTGCGTGGACCGCATATATAACGAAAACCTGCCGGAAGTTGACCGCACGCCGTCATGCGTCCGCACATGTCCTGCGGGTGCGCGCCACTTCGGGGACCTTGGCGATCCGGAATCAGATGTAAGCCAGTTAGTTGCAGCGCGCGGCGGCATGGACCTAATGCCGGAGCAAGGCACAAAGCCTGTGAACAAATACCTGCCGCCCCGCCCCAAAGATCAGCTTTCCCATCAAGAACCGCAGATCGACGTTCTTGCCCCCTTCCTAGAGCCGGTCGCGACAGAGGCCACCGGCTTTCTGCGCTGGCTCGACAAGACACTGGAGAAACTCTGA
- a CDS encoding DmsC/YnfH family molybdoenzyme membrane anchor subunit has translation MHPAPSVIFFSTFSGLGFGLLVFLGLGMPGSTGFSAFAFFTIAYLLAVGGLISSTFHLGHPERALKAFTQWRTSWLSREAWCAVAALVIMGIYGAGLVFFGQRWTLLGFLGAAASLGTVFTTSMIYGQLKTVPRWHSAYTPANFISLCLAGGALLSGQVIPAVVLLAIAGSIQVVTWFKGDSALANSGTDMATATGLGNIGSVRAFEPPHTGTNYLLREFVYVIGRKHGQKLRIIAILLMSVLPVIFLLVPFNHWIALLAVISHIAGVLTARWLFFAQAEHVVGLYYGKR, from the coding sequence ATGCATCCGGCACCCTCCGTCATCTTTTTCTCCACCTTCTCCGGTCTCGGATTTGGCCTGCTGGTGTTTTTGGGCCTCGGTATGCCGGGCAGTACAGGGTTCAGCGCATTCGCGTTTTTCACCATTGCCTATTTGTTGGCGGTGGGCGGCTTGATTTCGTCCACCTTTCACCTCGGGCATCCTGAACGTGCGCTGAAGGCATTCACGCAGTGGCGCACAAGCTGGCTATCGCGCGAAGCATGGTGCGCAGTTGCCGCTCTTGTGATCATGGGGATCTACGGTGCCGGACTGGTGTTTTTCGGACAGCGCTGGACACTGTTAGGCTTTCTCGGGGCAGCGGCCTCCCTTGGTACTGTGTTCACGACCTCAATGATTTATGGCCAACTCAAAACCGTTCCCCGCTGGCACAGCGCCTATACACCAGCCAACTTCATATCGCTGTGTCTGGCAGGCGGCGCACTATTGTCTGGACAGGTCATACCGGCAGTCGTGCTGCTGGCCATAGCCGGCAGCATTCAAGTAGTCACTTGGTTCAAGGGTGACAGCGCGCTGGCAAATAGCGGCACAGACATGGCAACGGCCACCGGTTTGGGCAACATCGGCAGCGTTCGCGCGTTTGAGCCACCCCATACCGGCACCAACTATCTGTTGCGCGAATTCGTTTATGTGATCGGGCGCAAACACGGGCAGAAACTCCGCATTATCGCAATTCTGCTGATGTCCGTACTTCCCGTCATTTTCCTGCTTGTGCCGTTCAATCACTGGATCGCACTGCTTGCTGTGATCTCTCATATTGCTGGTGTCCTGACCGCGCGCTGGCTCTTTTTCGCACAGGCTGAGCATGTTGTCGGCCTCTACTACGGCAAGCGATAA
- a CDS encoding alpha/beta fold hydrolase produces MTAPRCTHTVEGWNGVSLYVPEYGNANGIPVILVHGWSQAHQSWARQFSGPLADHCRLIVPDLRGHGLSDKPADAEAYNNSAPWAGDLHAIIETLGLERPLLIGWSMGGWVVQDYLRVHGDGNISGFSLIGSSGSTGRYSPVAALGQRENDTAVRASDMYEEELGANLAATLAFLKACFATLPDADDLAIMTGFNMLCPPHVRLAARKRHEDYGPDLAKTSVPALVQWGIHERLAVSPMPEKTVEALPNGRAIKYTDSGHAPFWEETEAFNADLLTFAQTCYAKDSHL; encoded by the coding sequence ATGACCGCACCACGCTGCACCCATACAGTCGAAGGCTGGAATGGCGTATCCTTATATGTGCCTGAGTACGGTAACGCGAACGGCATCCCCGTCATTCTTGTTCACGGCTGGTCACAGGCACACCAAAGTTGGGCGCGACAGTTTTCCGGACCTCTGGCAGATCACTGCCGCCTTATCGTACCTGATCTGCGTGGCCACGGGTTGTCAGACAAACCGGCCGATGCTGAGGCCTATAACAACTCCGCCCCGTGGGCCGGCGACCTGCACGCCATCATTGAAACCCTTGGGCTAGAGCGTCCGCTGTTGATTGGTTGGTCTATGGGCGGTTGGGTGGTGCAAGATTATCTGCGCGTGCATGGCGATGGGAATATTTCAGGGTTTAGCCTGATAGGTTCTTCCGGTTCGACCGGGCGCTACAGCCCCGTAGCAGCACTTGGACAACGCGAGAACGATACAGCCGTCCGCGCCAGCGATATGTACGAGGAAGAGTTGGGCGCCAATCTTGCAGCCACTCTGGCCTTCCTGAAGGCCTGCTTTGCAACCTTGCCTGACGCAGATGATCTGGCAATCATGACAGGTTTCAACATGCTCTGCCCCCCTCACGTACGGCTTGCAGCGCGCAAGCGACACGAAGACTACGGCCCCGATCTGGCTAAAACATCGGTACCTGCGCTGGTGCAATGGGGCATTCACGAACGTCTTGCCGTCTCACCTATGCCTGAAAAAACCGTTGAGGCCCTGCCAAACGGGCGTGCGATCAAATATACCGACAGCGGCCATGCGCCTTTCTGGGAAGAAACAGAAGCTTTCAATGCCGATCTGCTGACCTTCGCTCAAACCTGCTATGCAAAGGACAGTCACCTATGA